One genomic window of Salvia miltiorrhiza cultivar Shanhuang (shh) chromosome 4, IMPLAD_Smil_shh, whole genome shotgun sequence includes the following:
- the LOC131022823 gene encoding COP9 signalosome complex subunit 7-like isoform X2, translating into MDIEQQQAEHIDYFLKKASTLKDSALSNVVVEATSHPSLFAFSEILAVPNVIELEGTENSAFLDVLRMFAYGTWSEYKIAASRLPQLVPDQVLKLKQLTVLTLAETNKVLPYDSLMQELDVSNVRELEDFLINDCMYVGIVRGKLDQLKRCFEVQFAAGRDLRPGQLGGMIQTLSNWLCTSENLLVSIQEKIKWGDAMSEIDKKHEKEVEERVEEVKKTLSIKKLPIVSRPTLTSEGMRRSFLNMVE; encoded by the exons ATGGACATTGAGCAACAGCAAGCTGAGCACATTGACTACTTCTTGAAGAAGGCGTCGACTCTCAAGGACTCGGCGCTGTCGAACGTCGTCGTAGAGGCAACTTCGCATCCTTCCCTCTTTGCTTTCTCCGAGATTCTCGCCGTCCCTAACGTCATAGAG CTAGAAGGGACTGAGAATAGTGCCTTCCTTGACGTGCTTCGCATGTTTGCGTATGGTACATGGAGTGAATATAAGA TTGCTGCTAGTCGTCTTCCACAATTGGTTCCTGATCAAGTCCTCAAATTGAAGCAGTTGACTGTACTTACTCTGGCCGAGACTAACAAG GTATTGCCATATGATTCATTGATGCAGGAGTTGGACGTTAGCAATGTTCGTGAGTTGGAAGACTTTCTCATTAACGACTGCATGTATGTG GGCATAGTCAGAGGAAAACTGGATCAATTGAAAAGATGCTTTGAG GTGCAATTTGCAGCAGGCAGGGATCTTAGACCTGGGCAATTGGGTGGGATGATCCAAACATTATCAAACTG GCTGTGTACGTCAGAAAATCTTCTGGTCTCAATTCAAGAGAAGATAAAATGGGGAGATGCTATGAGTGAGATAGACAAGAAGCACGAAAAGGAAGTAGAAGAGCGGGTAGAGGAAGTAAAGAAAACACTATCTATCAAG AAGTTACCAATTGTAAGCAGGCCGACATTGACTTCCGAGGGCATGAGGAGATCTTTTCTGAACATGGTGGAGTGA
- the LOC131022823 gene encoding COP9 signalosome complex subunit 7-like isoform X3 — protein MDIEQQQAEHIDYFLKKASTLKDSALSNVVVEATSHPSLFAFSEILAVPNVIELEGTENSAFLDVLRMFAYGTWSEYKIAASRLPQLVPDQVLKLKQLTVLTLAETNKVLPYDSLMQELDVSNVRELEDFLINDCMYVGIVRGKLDQLKRCFEVQFAAGRDLRPGQLGGMIQTLSNWLCTSENLLVSIQEKIKWGDAMSEIDKKHEKEVEERVEEVKKTLSIKLPIVSRPTLTSEGMRRSFLNMVE, from the exons ATGGACATTGAGCAACAGCAAGCTGAGCACATTGACTACTTCTTGAAGAAGGCGTCGACTCTCAAGGACTCGGCGCTGTCGAACGTCGTCGTAGAGGCAACTTCGCATCCTTCCCTCTTTGCTTTCTCCGAGATTCTCGCCGTCCCTAACGTCATAGAG CTAGAAGGGACTGAGAATAGTGCCTTCCTTGACGTGCTTCGCATGTTTGCGTATGGTACATGGAGTGAATATAAGA TTGCTGCTAGTCGTCTTCCACAATTGGTTCCTGATCAAGTCCTCAAATTGAAGCAGTTGACTGTACTTACTCTGGCCGAGACTAACAAG GTATTGCCATATGATTCATTGATGCAGGAGTTGGACGTTAGCAATGTTCGTGAGTTGGAAGACTTTCTCATTAACGACTGCATGTATGTG GGCATAGTCAGAGGAAAACTGGATCAATTGAAAAGATGCTTTGAG GTGCAATTTGCAGCAGGCAGGGATCTTAGACCTGGGCAATTGGGTGGGATGATCCAAACATTATCAAACTG GCTGTGTACGTCAGAAAATCTTCTGGTCTCAATTCAAGAGAAGATAAAATGGGGAGATGCTATGAGTGAGATAGACAAGAAGCACGAAAAGGAAGTAGAAGAGCGGGTAGAGGAAGTAAAGAAAACACTATCTATCAAG TTACCAATTGTAAGCAGGCCGACATTGACTTCCGAGGGCATGAGGAGATCTTTTCTGAACATGGTGGAGTGA
- the LOC131022823 gene encoding COP9 signalosome complex subunit 7-like isoform X1: MDIEQQQAEHIDYFLKKASTLKDSALSNVVVEATSHPSLFAFSEILAVPNVIELEGTENSAFLDVLRMFAYGTWSEYKIAASRLPQLVPDQVLKLKQLTVLTLAETNKVLPYDSLMQELDVSNVRELEDFLINDCMYVGIVRGKLDQLKRCFEVQFAAGRDLRPGQLGGMIQTLSNWLCTSENLLVSIQEKIKWGDAMSEIDKKHEKEVEERVEEVKKTLSIKADIDFRGHEEIFSEHGGVIMDFEEDRSRPKRRRHPIG, translated from the exons ATGGACATTGAGCAACAGCAAGCTGAGCACATTGACTACTTCTTGAAGAAGGCGTCGACTCTCAAGGACTCGGCGCTGTCGAACGTCGTCGTAGAGGCAACTTCGCATCCTTCCCTCTTTGCTTTCTCCGAGATTCTCGCCGTCCCTAACGTCATAGAG CTAGAAGGGACTGAGAATAGTGCCTTCCTTGACGTGCTTCGCATGTTTGCGTATGGTACATGGAGTGAATATAAGA TTGCTGCTAGTCGTCTTCCACAATTGGTTCCTGATCAAGTCCTCAAATTGAAGCAGTTGACTGTACTTACTCTGGCCGAGACTAACAAG GTATTGCCATATGATTCATTGATGCAGGAGTTGGACGTTAGCAATGTTCGTGAGTTGGAAGACTTTCTCATTAACGACTGCATGTATGTG GGCATAGTCAGAGGAAAACTGGATCAATTGAAAAGATGCTTTGAG GTGCAATTTGCAGCAGGCAGGGATCTTAGACCTGGGCAATTGGGTGGGATGATCCAAACATTATCAAACTG GCTGTGTACGTCAGAAAATCTTCTGGTCTCAATTCAAGAGAAGATAAAATGGGGAGATGCTATGAGTGAGATAGACAAGAAGCACGAAAAGGAAGTAGAAGAGCGGGTAGAGGAAGTAAAGAAAACACTATCTATCAAG GCCGACATTGACTTCCGAGGGCATGAGGAGATCTTTTCTGAACATGGTGGAGTGATAATGGACTTTGAGGAAGATCGTAGCCGCCCAAAGAG GAGACGACACCCCATAGGTTGA